TTCTTTTAGGAGTATTAACAGTTATTGCTGGTGTGTCTTTTGTTAGTAGTGTTTCCGCTGCGAATATTGCTAAAAGCTACATCACATCTAAACCAACATATGTGAAAGCCAAGCAAAAGATTGCGGTAGGGTACACTGGAAATAACGGAAAGAAGAAAGTTTACGTTAAAAAAGGAACGATTCTTCGAGTAAACCCAAGTAAAAATGCGAAAGGGGTTCCAACGTTTAGTTTTGATGCTAATACGTTAAGCTCAACACAGTTGAATAAGAAAAAAATTAATGTGACAACAATTGTAACCGCTAAGAAAAAATATTTTGCAATTGTTAAGCCTAAAACAAATAGTATAAATGGTTGGCAGTTCCGGAATACAGGTGCAAAATTAACAATAAGTGATTTTGAAGAATGGCAATACACACCAACATTTTCGATTACGACTGATGGCAAATCATTGAAATATGATAATGATGGTGAAATATCTGAACACAAAATTATTAAGATGACGAAAAAGGGTTCCAAATATACGGTTATCTATAAACAAAAATTACCAAATTTTAAAAATATAAAAAGCTCAAAAAATAAGGGAACGTACAAACTCACAATACAAAATAAATTTAAAAAGGCTTATCCATTTAAAAATATTAGTGCCGAACATTTAGCACAAATTCTCGATGCTGGTTATTCTATCAGTAAGGAAGATAAAAAAATTGTGATTTATCAGTATAAAATTAATGATAAGACGCTTTTTTCGAGACGTAATTTACCACAATATGGACAGTTTGTTTAGCATAATTTGTTATTAAAAATGAATCACACACTGAAAACTGCATTGAATCCGGCTCTATTCCGTCTGACGTGGGTTGGGCGAAATTAAGCTTGTGAAATAACCCTGGAATCTTAACGGATTTCGGGGTTTTATTCTGTCATCAATTTAGTGAATTGTGATGTTAAAACGTGTTTATTTAATAATTGGAGACGAATTCGATGGAAGAAGTTAGCGGGTTTAGCGTAACCATAGGCGGTCCGTTTCATTTGTTTGATACGTCGATTAATGCCTTCAATACGCCCGTTACTGGCTTTAACTCTAAACGATTCAATGATGCCACGTCTGTATTTCTTATAAGTTTTGATGACCGTATCCATGGGCGTGCCAGTAGTTTTATAGTTTTTAAGTAGCGCGACGAATTCATCTTCCTTGCGGCTGTTTACGGCCCGTAAAATAAGCTGATAGATTTCGCAAGCAATGCCCAAGTTTGGGCATTGGGTATAGACCTCATCAAGGATGTCGATGGTGAAAGCGTATTGATTAATGCCTTTGAACCAGCGCGATGCGAAAATATCATACTTTGACTCGTTGGTTAAGAAAAGTTTCCAGTTGGACTTGAGAATTTTGTAGATTCGAGTACGGTTGTCGACAGTGTTTTGGTACCCAGTTCGGACAGATTGAACGGCTTTCATCGCCAGTTGGACAGTATGAAAGCGGTCGATAACGACCTGTGCGTTAGGAAACATCCGCCGGACAACAGTTTGATAGTTGGCGTTCATATCAGTGACCACAAGTTTCAC
This is a stretch of genomic DNA from Periweissella cryptocerci. It encodes these proteins:
- a CDS encoding ISL3 family transposase, whose amino-acid sequence is MPTNNSILRATGLTDPNFNFHITDDGEFNYLTQNDKHDYATLNYAATLDVMPECCPYCAHSSLYRHSTEYSVHVLPSTNGYHQVLHLDKKRYKCNGCARTVVAQSHDLRDNSKITRPLLLQILDLARFDISAKLISYILKLSHTKIHKLLNATADRYRPNYEQQLPPVICIDEVQYMKSLRLEMINGSNSDFIEIFPERTNAKVRGYLANFSLKNRKCVKLVVTDMNANYQTVVRRMFPNAQVVIDRFHTVQLAMKAVQSVRTGYQNTVDNRTRIYKILKSNWKLFLTNESKYDIFASRWFKGINQYAFTIDILDEVYTQCPNLGIACEIYQLILRAVNSRKEDEFVALLKNYKTTGTPMDTVIKTYKKYRRGIIESFRVKASNGRIEGINRRIKQMKRTAYGYAKPANFFHRIRLQLLNKHVLTSQFTKLMTE